A genome region from Anabaena sphaerica FACHB-251 includes the following:
- a CDS encoding N-acetylmuramoyl-L-alanine amidase yields MKKVLGLVVFNCLFTSSIAFAQTSLLVVFPPTNYQTSTEKIFFIGTAAPDGQVLINGRPITRSQTGHFSLSLPLQLGENVFKIRYQNQEREIKVTRLSTQPELLQGLGFTKDSLTPAVDIARLPGELICFGAIAPPQASVSVKLANQTIPLSLQPPQAQLPINSSVLTGKNQPTTSSPNKYQGCTTVAKVADLGQPLFSLTLNGNTATQLSPGKISILTPTQLPVTEVIAASGVTRTGPSTDYSRLTPLPKGTRATVTGRKGDWLRLDYGAWINSKETKIIPDAVPPQTVIRSVGYRQRAGETEILFPLQAAVPVSVEQSEGTLTLTLYNTTAQTDTIRIDDNSLISRLDWQQVTPTQVKYIFNLKNLQQWGYKLKYDYTTLVLSLRHAPNIHTRKLLPLSGIKILLDPGHGGKESGSSGPNGYLAKDVNLVLSKLLRDELVQRGATVVMTREDDRVVSLVERQEIISKEQPAISLSIHYNFLADDSKVEKTRGLVSFWYHPQAHSLAVFLHNYLVNKRLEPSYGVFWNNLALTRPSSAPAVLLEFRLMSNADEFEEIVNSQQQRKIAKTLADGVTEWFKMTK; encoded by the coding sequence GTGAAAAAAGTCTTAGGATTAGTAGTATTTAACTGTCTGTTTACCTCCTCCATTGCTTTCGCACAAACATCACTCCTAGTAGTTTTTCCCCCAACAAACTACCAAACCAGTACAGAAAAAATATTTTTTATCGGTACAGCAGCACCCGATGGACAAGTCCTCATCAATGGTAGACCAATTACTCGCAGCCAGACTGGTCATTTTTCTCTCAGTTTGCCCTTACAGTTAGGAGAGAATGTGTTTAAGATACGTTACCAAAATCAGGAACGAGAGATTAAGGTAACAAGGCTTTCTACTCAACCAGAATTACTACAAGGTTTAGGCTTTACCAAAGATTCTCTAACTCCTGCTGTCGATATTGCTAGACTACCGGGAGAACTGATTTGTTTTGGCGCAATTGCACCTCCTCAAGCGAGTGTCTCTGTCAAGCTGGCTAATCAAACCATTCCCTTGTCACTACAACCACCACAGGCGCAATTACCTATTAATTCAAGTGTACTAACGGGAAAAAATCAGCCTACTACTTCTAGTCCTAACAAATATCAAGGCTGTACAACAGTGGCCAAAGTTGCCGATTTAGGACAACCTCTATTTAGTTTGACATTGAATGGTAATACTGCTACTCAACTAAGTCCAGGCAAAATCTCAATTCTGACACCTACACAACTGCCAGTTACTGAGGTAATTGCCGCATCAGGTGTGACTCGTACTGGCCCAAGTACAGATTATTCTCGACTGACACCACTACCAAAAGGAACAAGGGCAACAGTTACAGGTAGAAAAGGTGATTGGTTACGCTTAGACTATGGGGCTTGGATCAATAGCAAGGAAACCAAAATTATACCAGATGCCGTACCACCACAAACAGTAATTCGTAGTGTGGGATATCGTCAGCGTGCAGGTGAAACAGAAATACTTTTCCCGTTACAAGCGGCTGTACCTGTGAGTGTCGAACAAAGTGAGGGTACTTTGACTCTCACTCTCTACAATACCACTGCCCAAACCGATACAATTCGCATAGATGATAACTCCCTAATTTCTCGCCTAGATTGGCAACAGGTGACTCCTACACAGGTCAAGTACATCTTCAACCTCAAAAATCTCCAACAGTGGGGGTATAAACTGAAATACGACTATACAACCCTGGTCTTGAGTTTGCGTCATGCACCGAATATTCACACCAGAAAACTCCTGCCTTTATCTGGTATCAAGATTTTACTTGATCCAGGACACGGTGGTAAAGAATCTGGTTCAAGTGGACCGAACGGGTATTTAGCAAAAGATGTAAATTTGGTGTTATCGAAGTTACTGCGGGATGAGTTGGTGCAGCGTGGTGCAACAGTGGTGATGACAAGAGAAGATGATCGGGTTGTGTCTTTAGTGGAACGTCAGGAGATAATTAGTAAAGAACAACCTGCCATTTCTCTTTCTATCCATTACAACTTTTTAGCTGATGATAGTAAAGTAGAAAAAACTAGGGGGTTGGTGAGTTTTTGGTATCATCCACAGGCACATAGCCTCGCAGTATTTTTACATAATTACCTAGTTAACAAACGCCTTGAACCTTCCTATGGCGTGTTTTGGAATAATTTAGCCCTGACTCGTCCCTCATCTGCACCTGCGGTTTTATTAGAGTTTCGTTTGATGAGTAATGCTGATGAGTTTGAAGAGATAGTCAACTCTCAACAACAGAGGAAAATTGCGAAGACGTTAGCTGATGGGGTGACAGAGTGGTTTAAAATGACAAAATAG
- a CDS encoding N-acetylmuramoyl-L-alanine amidase yields MKKLLGLAIFSFIFTSSLALAQPQPSFLVVYPPANHQTSTEKIFFIGTAPPDAPVLINDRQINRSQAGHFAPSFPLKLGENVFKVRYQNQEREIKVTRLSTQPQLPDGLGFAKDSLTPAVDIARLPGELICFGAVAPPQANVSVKLANQTIPLSPQSPEAQLPANSSILTGRNQATISNTNIRNYQGCTTITNAADLGQPQFSLTLNGQTMTEAGKGKVEIIAPAQLPVVEVTAASGVARTGSSTDHSRLTPLPKGTRASVTGRDGDWLRLDYGAWINSKETKIIPGAVAPQTVIRSVGYRQLAGTTEIRFPLQMPVPVSVEQSDRNFTLTLYNTTAQTDTIRLDDDPLISRLDWQQVNPQQVKYTFNLKKLQQWGYNLKYDNTTLVLSLRHAPNIQSRKPLSGIKILLDPGHGGKESGAIGPTGYPEKDVNLVVSKLLRDELVQRGAKVVMTREDDRDVSLVERQEIISKEQPAIALSIHYNSLPDNGDAEKTKGFGSFWYHPQSHNPAVFLQNYVVNKLRKPSYGVFWNNLALTRPSVAPAVLLELGFMSNPYEFEEVVNPEEQKKMAKTLADGVTEWFKMAK; encoded by the coding sequence GTGAAAAAACTTTTAGGATTAGCAATATTTAGCTTTATTTTCACCTCCTCCCTTGCTTTGGCACAACCACAACCATCATTTTTAGTGGTTTATCCTCCAGCAAACCACCAAACCAGTACAGAAAAAATATTTTTTATCGGTACAGCACCACCAGATGCACCAGTTCTAATTAATGATAGACAAATCAACCGCAGTCAGGCTGGTCATTTTGCGCCTAGTTTCCCCTTAAAATTAGGCGAGAATGTATTTAAGGTACGTTACCAAAATCAGGAACGAGAGATTAAGGTAACAAGGCTTTCTACTCAACCTCAGTTACCAGATGGGTTAGGTTTTGCTAAAGATTCTCTAACTCCCGCTGTTGATATTGCTAGACTGCCCGGAGAACTGATTTGTTTTGGTGCAGTTGCACCTCCTCAAGCTAATGTCTCAGTGAAGTTAGCTAATCAAACTATTCCCTTGTCACCACAATCACCAGAAGCACAATTACCTGCTAATTCCAGCATTTTAACCGGGCGAAATCAGGCTACTATCTCTAATACTAATATTCGCAACTACCAAGGTTGTACAACTATCACCAATGCTGCTGATTTGGGACAACCTCAATTTAGTTTGACATTAAATGGTCAGACTATGACGGAAGCTGGTAAGGGCAAAGTTGAAATTATTGCACCTGCACAATTACCAGTTGTAGAGGTAACAGCCGCATCAGGGGTTGCACGCACGGGTTCTAGTACCGATCATTCCCGACTGACACCATTACCAAAAGGGACAAGGGCAAGCGTTACAGGTAGAGATGGTGATTGGTTACGCTTAGATTATGGGGCTTGGATCAATAGTAAAGAAACCAAAATTATACCAGGTGCAGTTGCCCCACAAACAGTCATTCGCAGTGTGGGATATCGTCAACTAGCTGGAACGACGGAGATACGTTTCCCCTTGCAAATGCCTGTACCTGTGAGTGTGGAACAAAGCGATCGCAATTTTACTCTCACACTTTACAATACCACTGCTCAAACTGATACCATTCGTCTGGATGATGACCCTCTAATTTCTCGCCTGGATTGGCAACAGGTGAATCCTCAACAGGTGAAATACACATTTAACCTCAAAAAGCTCCAACAGTGGGGATATAACCTGAAATACGACAACACAACCCTGGTCTTGAGTTTGCGTCATGCACCGAATATTCAGAGTAGAAAACCCTTATCTGGTATCAAGATTTTACTTGATCCGGGTCATGGTGGTAAAGAATCTGGTGCAATTGGTCCAACGGGGTATCCAGAAAAAGATGTGAATTTGGTGGTTTCTAAATTACTGCGGGATGAGTTAGTACAGCGTGGTGCAAAAGTGGTGATGACAAGAGAAGATGATCGAGATGTGTCTTTAGTGGAACGTCAGGAGATAATTAGTAAAGAACAACCTGCGATCGCTCTTTCTATCCATTATAATTCCTTACCAGATAATGGTGATGCGGAAAAAACCAAAGGCTTCGGTAGTTTTTGGTATCACCCTCAATCACATAACCCCGCAGTATTTTTACAAAATTACGTGGTGAATAAACTCCGTAAACCTTCCTATGGTGTGTTTTGGAATAATTTAGCTCTAACTCGTCCCTCTGTCGCACCTGCGGTATTACTGGAATTAGGTTTTATGAGTAATCCCTATGAGTTTGAAGAGGTGGTGAACCCAGAGGAACAAAAGAAAATGGCGAAGACTTTAGCTGATGGGGTGACAGAGTGGTTTAAAATGGCGAAATAG
- a CDS encoding ATP-binding protein, whose protein sequence is MKWYFPRKWIVAGFSLTILLMSLVALASFNNTNEIKQNANKVQYTYETLNTLADFYAAMTVAESARRGYIFLSSKQDLNRYQNAVQNIRSNLNLLEGKIHPSLSQRQNFEKFKLLVNQRLSLLDESIELYQKDKNALERQNNITIQSIDIREKIVPISSEIQSEEKRYLQTSLNGSEQTIHLRIFIEILGTILSLGVIYSLCCILERQWVKREQLKSLASSLAQEKKIGELKVQLFSMISHEFRTPLSVILLSSQLLREILVDLVDKQELKNLDRIQSSAKLINHLLTDILTLTRAEAGELDYKPQLINVENFCLNLLEEVQMFSRTNHIINFIKKGQSFPAILDEKLLYSILSNLLLNAIKYSTSGGSISLVLNSQADATIFQVIDEGIGISPAEQDKIYEPFYRCQNAESIVGTGLGLPVVKKCVERHQGEISVESKVGVGTTFTVKIPLANN, encoded by the coding sequence ATGAAATGGTATTTCCCTAGAAAATGGATTGTGGCTGGTTTTTCTTTAACTATATTACTGATGAGTCTAGTTGCCTTGGCTTCATTTAATAACACCAATGAAATTAAGCAAAATGCTAACAAGGTTCAGTATACTTATGAAACTCTCAATACTTTAGCTGACTTTTATGCAGCTATGACAGTGGCAGAATCTGCACGGCGAGGTTATATATTCTTGAGCAGTAAGCAGGATTTAAATCGTTATCAAAATGCAGTCCAAAATATCCGCTCTAACCTCAATTTATTAGAGGGTAAAATACATCCTAGTCTCAGCCAAAGACAAAATTTTGAAAAATTTAAATTATTAGTGAATCAAAGATTATCCCTATTAGATGAATCCATAGAACTTTATCAAAAAGATAAAAATGCTTTGGAGAGACAAAATAATATTACAATACAAAGTATTGATATTAGAGAAAAAATAGTTCCCATAAGTTCAGAGATTCAATCTGAAGAAAAACGTTACCTGCAAACCTCTCTCAATGGGTCGGAACAGACGATTCACTTACGGATATTCATAGAAATACTAGGGACTATTTTAAGTCTTGGGGTGATTTATAGTTTGTGTTGTATTCTTGAACGTCAATGGGTAAAACGTGAACAACTGAAATCTTTGGCATCTTCTCTCGCTCAAGAAAAGAAGATTGGGGAATTAAAGGTTCAGCTATTTTCTATGATTTCTCATGAATTTCGTACACCTTTAAGTGTAATATTGCTTTCATCTCAATTATTACGTGAGATTCTTGTAGACTTGGTGGATAAACAGGAATTAAAGAATCTTGATCGCATTCAGTCTTCAGCGAAGTTAATCAATCATTTGTTAACGGATATACTAACTTTAACTAGGGCCGAAGCAGGTGAACTAGATTATAAACCTCAATTAATAAATGTAGAAAACTTTTGTTTGAATCTGCTGGAAGAAGTGCAGATGTTTAGTCGTACAAATCATATTATAAATTTTATCAAGAAGGGTCAATCTTTTCCTGCTATTCTAGATGAAAAATTGTTGTACTCCATTCTTAGCAATTTACTTTTAAATGCCATCAAATATTCGACATCTGGGGGTAGCATATCCTTGGTTTTAAATTCTCAAGCAGATGCTACTATCTTTCAGGTGATAGATGAGGGTATAGGCATTTCCCCAGCGGAACAGGATAAGATTTATGAGCCTTTTTATCGTTGCCAAAATGCCGAAAGCATTGTCGGAACTGGGTTAGGATTGCCAGTTGTTAAGAAATGCGTAGAAAGACACCAGGGAGAAATTTCTGTAGAAAGTAAAGTGGGAGTAGGAACAACATTTACTGTGAAAATTCCTCTGGCTAATAATTAA
- a CDS encoding response regulator transcription factor, producing MRILIVEDDIQLAEALTEALTRRQYVVDVAKDGEAAWHSTELMKYDLVVLDVTLPKLDGIRFCQRLRTTSTNSPAHRNSTAPVLMLTARDTVADKIAGLDAGADDYVAKPFDLEELMARIRALLRRGSSSTTVSLSWDKLYLNPSTYETTYDGHIISLTPKEYAILELLVANGRRVLSRSSIIEQVWSVDDSPVEETVRSHIKCLRQKLRALGAPETLIETVHGLGYRLN from the coding sequence ATGCGAATTCTGATAGTTGAAGATGATATTCAACTGGCAGAAGCACTTACAGAAGCTTTAACCAGAAGACAGTATGTAGTAGATGTTGCTAAAGATGGAGAAGCAGCTTGGCACTCAACAGAGTTGATGAAGTACGACTTAGTAGTGCTGGATGTAACTTTGCCAAAGCTAGATGGAATCAGGTTTTGTCAACGCTTACGTACCACTAGCACCAACAGTCCAGCACATCGCAATTCGACAGCACCAGTACTAATGTTAACAGCCCGTGATACTGTAGCTGATAAGATTGCTGGTTTAGATGCAGGAGCAGATGATTATGTAGCAAAGCCATTTGACTTAGAAGAATTAATGGCTCGGATACGTGCTTTACTCAGACGTGGTAGTTCATCGACAACAGTTAGTTTGTCTTGGGATAAGTTATATTTAAATCCAAGTACTTACGAAACAACTTATGATGGTCATATTATCTCATTGACTCCTAAAGAGTATGCAATTTTAGAATTGCTGGTTGCAAACGGTAGAAGAGTATTGAGCCGTTCTAGCATTATTGAGCAAGTTTGGTCTGTTGATGACTCTCCTGTAGAGGAAACAGTGCGATCGCATATTAAGTGTCTTCGGCAAAAGTTAAGAGCTTTAGGTGCGCCAGAAACATTGATTGAAACTGTTCATGGTTTGGGATATCGTCTCAACTGA
- a CDS encoding DUF2085 domain-containing protein: protein MERVVLLRGLRVNWVSFFADFLLVGMVFGPPIAPFLAASGVFLLPGIADIIYFMGNHVCPQPTMGLELSSPFIMAVCMRCYGTVTGLLITRILYALTNGKGVFWLSQYGWIGAAFASVLMMAYPLELAAQVFGLWDFNNYIVTPFGLITGLAWGLFTMPILHK, encoded by the coding sequence ATGGAAAGGGTAGTTTTGTTAAGAGGGTTACGGGTTAATTGGGTGAGTTTTTTTGCTGATTTCCTGTTAGTAGGAATGGTTTTTGGTCCACCTATTGCGCCTTTTCTCGCTGCTTCTGGCGTGTTTTTACTTCCAGGAATTGCGGATATTATTTACTTTATGGGTAATCATGTATGTCCGCAGCCTACTATGGGTTTGGAGTTATCGTCACCTTTCATTATGGCAGTTTGTATGCGCTGTTATGGGACGGTGACGGGATTATTAATTACTCGGATTTTGTATGCTTTAACTAATGGAAAAGGCGTTTTTTGGTTAAGTCAATATGGTTGGATTGGTGCGGCTTTTGCTAGTGTATTAATGATGGCTTATCCGTTGGAATTAGCAGCGCAAGTTTTCGGTTTATGGGATTTTAATAATTATATTGTCACCCCTTTTGGTTTAATTACTGGTTTGGCTTGGGGTTTATTTACTATGCCAATTCTGCACAAGTAG
- a CDS encoding Uma2 family endonuclease: MGQDCGIYWHETEPPEKGTVAPDWFYVPDVAPRLAGKIRRSYVLWREYIPPLIAIELASGNGNEERDTTPLSGLQEGEKPGKFWVYERVIRIPYYAIYEINNDKLEVYHLVDFSYQKM; this comes from the coding sequence ATAGGTCAAGATTGTGGTATTTATTGGCACGAAACTGAACCACCAGAAAAAGGTACAGTTGCACCAGATTGGTTTTATGTCCCTGATGTAGCACCAAGATTAGCAGGTAAAATTCGCCGTTCTTATGTATTATGGCGGGAATATATACCCCCATTAATTGCGATAGAATTAGCCAGTGGTAATGGTAACGAAGAACGAGATACAACTCCTCTATCTGGTTTACAGGAAGGTGAAAAACCTGGTAAATTTTGGGTATATGAAAGAGTTATTCGCATTCCCTATTATGCTATTTATGAAATTAATAATGATAAATTAGAAGTTTATCATTTGGTAGATTTTTCTTACCAAAAAATGTAG
- a CDS encoding TIGR00300 family protein, whose amino-acid sequence MVSQIRFLMCAPDHYDVDYVINPWMEGNIHKSSRDRAVEQWNKLYNVIKNHAIVDLVAPEKGWPDMVFSANAGLVLGENVVLSRFLHKERQGEEPYFQQWFENNGFNVYTLPKDLPFEGAGDALLDREGRWLWAGYGFRSELDSHPYLAKWLDIEVISLRLMDERFYHLDTCFCPLANGYLLYYPGAFDSYSNRVIEMRVAPEKRIAIEEADAVNFACNAVNIESIVIMNKASDNLKSRLAEVGFQVIETPLTEFLKAGGAAKCLTLRVTEPIGEEIHANVSVESRVIRMEGHLLDAGLINRALDLIVEMGGSFQVLKFNLGEQRQSTSAAEVRVSAPSHDVMEEIISQLIDLGAVDLPQDERDSKLEPVVQAGVAPDDFYVSTIYPTEIRVNGEWLKVQNQRMDGAIAISQTPNGIVAKCKLLRDLEIGDRVVVDVLGIRTVRKAESREQRNSQEFSFMSSGVSSERRVELVVEQVAWELRKIKDSGGKVVVTAGPVVIHTGGGEHLSRLIREGYVQGLLGGNAIAVHDMEQNLLGTSLGVDMKRGVAVRGGHRHHLKIINTIRRFGSIAKAVEAGVVKSGVMYECVKNNIPFSLAGSIRDDGPLPDTQMNLILAQQEYSQIIQGADMILMLSSMLHSIGVGNMTPAGVRMVCVDINPAVVTKLSDRGSIESVGVVTDVGLFLSLLIQQLDKLTSPYVANVG is encoded by the coding sequence ATGGTTTCCCAAATTCGGTTTTTAATGTGCGCTCCCGACCACTATGATGTGGATTATGTGATTAATCCGTGGATGGAAGGGAATATTCATAAGTCCTCACGCGATCGCGCTGTGGAACAATGGAATAAATTATACAATGTTATCAAAAATCACGCCATTGTTGATTTAGTTGCACCTGAAAAAGGCTGGCCTGACATGGTATTCAGTGCCAATGCAGGTTTAGTCCTCGGTGAAAACGTTGTTCTCAGCCGCTTTTTACATAAAGAACGTCAAGGTGAAGAACCGTATTTTCAACAGTGGTTTGAAAATAATGGTTTTAATGTTTACACACTTCCCAAAGACCTGCCCTTTGAAGGTGCTGGTGACGCACTCCTAGACCGGGAAGGGCGTTGGTTATGGGCTGGATACGGTTTCCGGTCAGAATTAGATTCTCACCCCTACCTGGCTAAATGGCTGGACATTGAGGTGATTTCCCTGCGGTTGATGGATGAGCGTTTTTATCACCTTGATACCTGCTTCTGTCCTTTAGCAAATGGTTATTTGCTGTATTACCCTGGTGCTTTTGATTCCTACTCCAACCGCGTCATTGAAATGCGCGTTGCACCGGAAAAGCGTATCGCTATTGAAGAAGCCGATGCTGTTAATTTCGCTTGTAATGCAGTGAATATCGAAAGCATCGTGATTATGAATAAAGCCAGTGATAATTTAAAATCACGGTTAGCAGAAGTAGGTTTTCAAGTTATTGAAACCCCTTTGACGGAATTTCTCAAAGCTGGTGGTGCGGCTAAATGCTTGACTTTGCGGGTAACAGAACCTATTGGCGAGGAAATTCACGCTAATGTATCTGTAGAAAGTCGTGTCATTCGCATGGAAGGACACTTACTAGATGCAGGTTTAATTAACCGCGCTTTAGATTTGATTGTGGAAATGGGGGGAAGTTTCCAAGTTCTCAAATTCAACTTGGGAGAACAACGTCAAAGTACATCTGCGGCTGAGGTGAGGGTATCTGCACCATCTCACGACGTGATGGAAGAAATTATATCTCAGTTGATTGATTTGGGTGCGGTTGATTTACCCCAAGATGAACGAGATTCTAAATTAGAACCTGTGGTACAAGCGGGTGTTGCTCCTGATGATTTCTATGTTAGCACGATTTATCCGACTGAAATCCGGGTAAATGGGGAATGGCTGAAAGTCCAAAATCAACGCATGGATGGGGCGATCGCCATTTCTCAAACTCCCAATGGTATAGTAGCTAAGTGTAAACTATTGCGTGATTTGGAAATAGGCGATCGCGTCGTAGTTGATGTTTTAGGTATTCGCACTGTCCGCAAAGCTGAATCACGAGAACAACGCAACTCCCAAGAATTCAGCTTTATGTCTTCCGGTGTTTCCAGCGAAAGACGGGTGGAATTAGTCGTTGAACAAGTGGCTTGGGAATTACGTAAAATAAAGGATAGCGGTGGTAAAGTCGTGGTCACGGCTGGGCCTGTGGTGATTCATACAGGTGGCGGTGAACATCTTTCTAGATTGATTCGAGAAGGTTACGTACAGGGACTTTTAGGCGGAAATGCGATCGCTGTCCATGACATGGAACAAAATCTACTGGGAACATCCCTGGGTGTGGATATGAAGCGGGGTGTAGCTGTGCGTGGTGGACACCGACATCATTTGAAGATCATTAATACTATCCGCCGTTTTGGTAGCATTGCTAAAGCTGTAGAAGCGGGAGTGGTCAAAAGTGGAGTGATGTATGAATGTGTGAAAAATAACATTCCCTTTTCCCTCGCTGGTTCCATTCGGGATGATGGCCCTTTACCAGATACGCAAATGAACCTGATTTTAGCACAACAGGAATATTCTCAAATCATCCAAGGTGCGGATATGATTTTGATGTTATCTTCTATGCTGCATTCTATTGGGGTGGGAAATATGACTCCCGCAGGTGTGAGGATGGTTTGTGTGGATATTAACCCAGCGGTAGTGACGAAATTGAGCGATCGCGGTTCAATAGAATCTGTTGGTGTGGTGACTGATGTAGGTTTATTCCTCAGTCTGTTAATTCAACAGTTGGATAAGTTGACGAGTCCTTATGTTGCTAATGTAGGTTAA
- a CDS encoding RNA recognition motif domain-containing protein — MSIYVGNLSYEVTQDTLTAVFAEYGSVKRVQLPTDRETGRLRGFGFVEMGTDDEETSAIDALDGAEWMGRDLKVNKAKPREDRGGSFGGGNRSGGGGSRNRY, encoded by the coding sequence ATGTCAATTTATGTAGGCAACCTCTCTTATGAAGTTACCCAAGATACTCTAACTGCGGTTTTTGCAGAATATGGTTCTGTAAAGCGTGTTCAACTACCAACAGACCGTGAAACAGGAAGACTGCGCGGTTTTGGTTTTGTAGAAATGGGTACAGATGATGAAGAAACATCTGCTATTGATGCCCTTGATGGTGCTGAGTGGATGGGACGTGACCTGAAAGTAAATAAGGCTAAACCCAGAGAAGACAGAGGTGGTTCCTTTGGTGGTGGTAATCGCAGTGGTGGTGGTGGTTCTCGTAACCGCTACTAA
- a CDS encoding NADP-dependent oxidoreductase: MQKYLNRQWRLASRPIGDIKESDFEYREEVIPHPEDGEILVRSIYLSLDPTNRIWMSDRPQYMPPVELGEVMRGLVVGVVEESKNPKFQPGDLVSGALGWQDYALISPQNLLYLTKLPQPLTVPLTAFLHPLSFIGCTAYFGLLDIGKPQPGETVVVSAASGAVGSLVGQIAKIKGCRVVGITGSDEKCQLLVDELGFDAAINYKTADLIPALAASCPNGIDIYFENVGGEILDAVLTQVNLNARIPLCGLISTYNAQELVPGPYNFGQILMQRVLVQGFIITDYLQQWDVAFRDIGEWLQEEKIKYTQEIVAGLENAPKAILKLFDGDKMGKLIVKISEEP; the protein is encoded by the coding sequence ATGCAAAAATATCTAAATCGTCAGTGGCGTTTGGCTTCTCGTCCTATCGGTGATATCAAAGAAAGTGATTTTGAGTATCGGGAAGAAGTAATTCCTCACCCTGAAGATGGTGAAATCCTGGTACGTAGTATATATCTTTCTTTAGATCCTACCAATCGCATTTGGATGAGCGATCGCCCCCAGTATATGCCACCTGTGGAACTTGGGGAAGTGATGCGTGGTTTGGTTGTGGGTGTAGTGGAAGAATCCAAAAATCCCAAATTTCAACCAGGGGATTTGGTTTCTGGAGCATTAGGATGGCAAGATTACGCCCTAATTTCTCCTCAAAACCTCCTTTACCTCACAAAACTACCCCAACCTTTAACAGTCCCCCTCACTGCTTTTTTGCATCCGCTGAGTTTTATTGGTTGCACCGCTTATTTTGGTTTACTGGATATAGGAAAACCCCAACCCGGAGAAACTGTAGTTGTTTCAGCTGCATCTGGTGCAGTCGGTTCTCTAGTGGGACAAATAGCCAAAATTAAAGGTTGTCGTGTGGTGGGGATCACCGGTTCTGATGAAAAATGCCAATTGTTGGTAGATGAACTCGGTTTTGATGCAGCAATTAACTATAAAACCGCTGATTTAATTCCAGCCTTAGCTGCATCATGTCCCAATGGGATTGATATCTATTTCGAGAATGTTGGTGGGGAAATTCTTGACGCTGTTTTGACACAAGTTAATTTAAATGCACGCATTCCTCTGTGTGGTTTGATTTCCACTTATAATGCTCAGGAACTTGTACCGGGTCCCTATAATTTCGGTCAGATTTTAATGCAGCGTGTGTTAGTACAAGGTTTTATTATCACCGATTATCTTCAGCAATGGGATGTTGCTTTTAGGGACATTGGAGAGTGGTTACAAGAAGAAAAAATTAAATATACTCAAGAAATTGTTGCAGGTTTGGAAAATGCACCAAAGGCAATTCTCAAACTTTTTGATGGTGACAAAATGGGTAAATTAATTGTCAAAATTTCCGAGGAACCCTAA
- a CDS encoding ribonuclease D produces the protein MPYLTAAREICSLITKYTKSPTLWIDTEVADYKSRNPRLSLIQILDNPQDMTGDSVYILDVLDQPDVIADFIEQIMINPNIEKVFHNASYDVRFLGNKKAKNITCTLEMAKSIPYHILPLPNYQLKTLATVLCNFHDVDKQEQSSDWGKRPLTDDQLEYAYFDCIYLAQVHLQLLAVQSQNLTNPETEDLNLLSARYTEVEQQRKLINSEFDYLQERLKKAMQIQNVSETEYCQISGYERKSVKVKFTELVRLVESQDVDLDFPITLTEKLQKDLGRNLEQLDVSIETTSVWRLTAKSQEVDVNDE, from the coding sequence ATGCCTTATCTTACTGCTGCTAGGGAAATCTGTTCCCTGATTACTAAATATACCAAATCGCCAACTCTGTGGATAGATACAGAAGTTGCTGATTATAAAAGTCGTAATCCTCGATTATCGCTGATTCAGATATTGGATAATCCTCAAGATATGACTGGTGACAGTGTTTATATTTTGGATGTTCTAGATCAGCCTGATGTGATTGCTGATTTTATTGAGCAAATCATGATAAATCCGAATATAGAAAAAGTTTTTCATAACGCTAGTTATGATGTGAGATTTTTAGGCAATAAAAAAGCCAAAAATATCACTTGCACTTTAGAAATGGCGAAGTCAATACCTTATCATATCTTACCATTGCCTAATTATCAACTTAAAACCCTGGCTACTGTACTTTGTAATTTTCACGATGTTGATAAACAAGAACAAAGCAGTGATTGGGGTAAAAGACCTTTGACTGATGACCAATTAGAATATGCTTATTTCGATTGCATTTATCTTGCTCAAGTACACTTACAGTTATTGGCAGTACAGTCCCAAAATCTCACAAATCCGGAAACAGAAGATTTAAATCTACTTTCTGCAAGATATACAGAAGTTGAACAGCAGCGAAAACTCATCAATTCGGAATTTGATTATTTACAAGAACGATTAAAAAAAGCTATGCAAATTCAAAATGTATCCGAAACTGAATATTGTCAGATCAGTGGTTATGAACGTAAATCTGTAAAAGTCAAGTTTACAGAATTGGTACGATTGGTGGAAAGTCAAGATGTTGATTTGGATTTTCCCATTACTCTAACTGAGAAACTGCAAAAAGATTTAGGCAGAAATTTGGAACAATTAGATGTAAGTATTGAAACAACTTCTGTTTGGCGACTAACTGCTAAATCTCAAGAAGTTGATGTCAATGATGAGTAA